In the Desulfosporosinus acidiphilus SJ4 genome, GATAATCTTGTTCATCCTGTTTCCGTGATAAAAGAAGCAGAGGAATTAGCTGCAGATGCGTTTGGTGCCGACCATGCTTTTTTCATGGTAAATGGTACTACGGCTGCTGTTCAAGCGATGATTATGAGCGTTTGTAAGTACGGCGATAAAATTATTATGCCCCGAAATGTTCATCGCAGTGCTATCAATGCCCTAATTATCAGCGGTGCAGTTCCTGTTTATGTTAATCCGGGTGTTAATAGACAATTGGGAATACCCTTGGGAATGTCGGTAAATGATGTAGAAAAGGCTATCGCAGAAAATCCCGATGCTAAAGCTATATTTATTAATAATCCAACGTATTATGGAATATGTTCCGATTTAAAAACCATCACTGAGCTCGCTCACTCTCATAACATGTACGTTCTCGTGGATGAAGCGCACGGAACACATTTTTACTTTGGTTCTGACTTGCCTATGAATGCGATGGCAGCCGGAGCGGATATGTCAGCGGTCAGCATGCATAAAACGGGTGGATCCTTGACCCAGAGCTCTTTTTTGTTGAAGAGCGATCGCCTTAGTACGGGGCATGTGCGTCAGACGATTAATCTAACACAAACAACCAGTGGTTCCTATTTGCTCTTATCTTCACTGGACATCTCTAGACGTAACTTGGCTTTAGACGGCAAAAATATCTTCAATAAAGTCTCATCTCTTGCGAATTATGCACGGGATGAGATCAATAAAATTGGTGGTTATTATGCCTTTTCAAAAGAACTGATTAATGGCGATTCTGTGTTTGATTTTGATCATACTAAGCTTTCGGTTTATACCCGTGAAATAGGTCTGGCGGGAATTGAAGTTTATGATATTTTGCGTGATGATTATGGGATACAGATCGAATTGGGTGATATCGGCAATATTTTGGCCATTATTTCCGTAGGGGATCGAGAGCTGGCTCTAGAACGCCTTGTATCCTCTTTATCGGAGATTAAGAGACTCTATACCAAGGACAAATCGGGGATGCTTGATCATGAATATATTAATCCAGATGTTGTAATGACGCCTCAGCAAGCCTTTTACTCCCCGCAGCGGTCCGTTGAACTTGAAAAATGCAATGGGCATATTTGCGCAGAATTTGTTATGTCTTACCCGCCAGGTATTCCAATATTAGCTCCAGGCGAACGGATAACCGATGAAATTATTGATTATATCTCCTACGCAAAGGCCAAGGGTTGTTTCTTGACAGGGACGGAGGATATGTCGGTTAAGAGCATTAAAGTATTGGAGGGATTGTAATATGGAATTGTGGTATACAGAACAGCATACGGAAAATGTCCGTTTTTCTATTAAGGTAGATAAACCTCTCTATACAGGGCAAAGTGAATTCCAAAGAATTGACATCTTCAAGTCCAAAGAATTTGGGACTATTTTTACTCTGGACGGTTTAATGATGGTCACAGAAAAAGACGAATTTATCTATCATGATATGATTGTTCATGTACCGATGGCAACCAATCCGGCAATCAAAAATGTTTTGGTTATTGGTGCCGGTGATGGCGGAACGGTAAGAGAACTTACGCGCTATAATTCAATAGAACGTATAGACATGGTGGAAATTGATAAGTTGGTAGTCGATGTCTGCCGTGAATATTTACCCCAAACTGCCTGTAAATTGGACGATCCGCGCGTGCATTTGTTTTTTGAGGATGGGTTGAAATTTGTTCGATCCAAAGAAAATGCCTATGATCTGATTATTGTCGATTCCACGGATCCCTTTGGACCAGGGGAAGGGCTATTTACTAAAGAGTTTTACGGGAATTGCTTTAAAGCACTTAAAGAGGACGGTATTCTTGTCAATCAGCACGAAAGCCCATATTATCATGAATATGCTCAGTCAATGCAAAGGGCTCATAAGCGCATCAAGGAATTCTTCCCGGTTTGCAGAGTCTATCAAGCGCATATTCCAACGTATCCGTCAGGACACTGGCTGTTTGGATTTGCCTCCAAAACTTATGATCCGGTGAACGATTTAAATGAGCAGGCTTGGAATAGTCTGGGATTAAAAACAAGGTATTATAACACGGATATTCATAAAGGATGTTTTGCTCTGCCAACCTATGTAAAGGAGCTTTTAGGAAATAAAGAAGAATAAACTTTATGATAAATTTTCAATATTACGGATAATTAGGCTGCAACAAATTTTTTGCTGCAGCCTGATTTTTTTCTAATTAAGATTTTTAAAATTAATGCTTATGGAAGAGGCTTACTATTCTTTTCCCGGAACTCAAAAAGAACAGTTAATCCCCATCTTATAGAAGTGATATAAGAAAATAATAATCGAAACAGCCCAAAAATCGTACCATGGTCTTACCCCTAAGTTCGTAAAAAAATAATAGTATAATCCCCAAATAAGTGAACTCGTTCAGCTAAAGCTGAACATCGGGGCTTCGGTGGGGGACTCTCCCCTCACCGAAGCAGAGACGGGGACCACTCCCACAAGAAGTGGGAGTCTCACGATTAGATAAACTAGCCGATGTAAGAAATTTTGCAATTAACCTAGCTTTAAGATAGGAGGGAGTCGCCCATGGAATGGCTGAGATAGTAAGGAAATATTATTAGAAGCATTGCATATATTAATCAAAAGATTGAGATATTTAATAAAATTAAAGGAATTATACACTGCATCTCGAATATTAGGATAAAGTTAATCAGTTCACTTATGTATAAAAAGTCCACTCCATGCCGCTTACGGCATGAAGACTCAAGGGATGTGAAAAACGGTGCATATTACTGATTATGAAATTGCCCTAAGATTATTGCTGGCATGTATCTTTGGAGGAATTGTAGGCCTCGAACGAGAACGAAATGATAGTCCGGCAGGATTTAGAACACATATCTTGGTGTGCATGGGTTCTGCCTTGATTATGATTATATCAATGTATGGCTTTAGTAATTTTACCTCCATTAATAAAGATCCTGCTCGTTTAGCTGCACAAGTAGTTTCAGGGATCGGCTTTTTAGGAGCAGGTACAATATTGAGGGATAAGACATCAATCAGGGGTTTAACTACTGCTGCATCCTTATGGGTTGTATCCGCTATTGGATTGGCAACTGGTGCGGGATTCTATTTTTCCTCAACTTTAACTACTTTTTTAGTTTTTATTACACTGGAACGGATTGTTGAAAACTACTTTTTTAGAAATAGTCAATCCCTTAAAGTAGTTGCCGTCAACGGAACCTGCCGGGTAAAAGAGATAAATAGAGTTATCGAATCTCATAATATAGTTCCGCAGAATATCTCCATGACGTTGCAACAAGAAGAGCAAAACAAAACAATTATCCTGTATAAATTAAGGACTCCCTTTCGAAATCTGGACATGAATCGTTTAATCGAGGACATAAACGAAATTGACGGTGTTTATTCTGCAGAACGAGCGCTGAATAACCAAAGTGATTCGATTCTGTCCGTTTTTTCACGTAAAAAGAAGTTATCAGAGAATAATAATAATAGTTTATCTCTATAATAACAGAAACTAATTAAAGAGTTCCTATGAATACAAAAGCTTTCCAGTTTTAAAATTGGAGAGCTTTTTAGTACGTTTCGAGAAGACCAAACGCCGGGGGAAAGAATAAAGGAGTTATATATTGGCAATAGTATGGAATGTCTAGGGTATCTTTCAAAAATTTATTGTTTGAAAGGGTCCAAGAGATTGGCCATTCGAAATATGGCTTCAACAAAGTCATATACTCTAGTATGGGGGGATGCCAGTGGAACATTCCGTACGGTTAGGTACACAAAAATACCATGACAATATATGTGAATGCTTACGTGAATTAGGTAAACGTGAACAGCTTCCGGTAGAGATCATTGAAAGGAAACAAGGAAGGCGTTGGCTAATCCAATGTAAGTTTCTTAATACGTCTCTTGAAGAGACTGATAATGAAGAAATGGTCCAGAAAATCCAACAATACTATCTTGCCAATGCTCTGGCAGAAACAATCTTGCTTTATTGGGAGAAGGAACAAGTACAAGGAATCATAAAGAAGAATAATTTAGTCGAGGCTAAAGATCGGGAAATTCTTAGCAAGGCTTTGGAATATTTGAACAAGGGATTGGGCCAAGACCGCGGCTA is a window encoding:
- a CDS encoding aminotransferase class I/II-fold pyridoxal phosphate-dependent enzyme, with translation MHSLWQGKAPIYEALQNYQSMRVVPFDVPGHKQGRGNPELVKFLGQQCLSVDVNSMKPLDNLVHPVSVIKEAEELAADAFGADHAFFMVNGTTAAVQAMIMSVCKYGDKIIMPRNVHRSAINALIISGAVPVYVNPGVNRQLGIPLGMSVNDVEKAIAENPDAKAIFINNPTYYGICSDLKTITELAHSHNMYVLVDEAHGTHFYFGSDLPMNAMAAGADMSAVSMHKTGGSLTQSSFLLKSDRLSTGHVRQTINLTQTTSGSYLLLSSLDISRRNLALDGKNIFNKVSSLANYARDEINKIGGYYAFSKELINGDSVFDFDHTKLSVYTREIGLAGIEVYDILRDDYGIQIELGDIGNILAIISVGDRELALERLVSSLSEIKRLYTKDKSGMLDHEYINPDVVMTPQQAFYSPQRSVELEKCNGHICAEFVMSYPPGIPILAPGERITDEIIDYISYAKAKGCFLTGTEDMSVKSIKVLEGL
- the speE gene encoding polyamine aminopropyltransferase; the encoded protein is MELWYTEQHTENVRFSIKVDKPLYTGQSEFQRIDIFKSKEFGTIFTLDGLMMVTEKDEFIYHDMIVHVPMATNPAIKNVLVIGAGDGGTVRELTRYNSIERIDMVEIDKLVVDVCREYLPQTACKLDDPRVHLFFEDGLKFVRSKENAYDLIIVDSTDPFGPGEGLFTKEFYGNCFKALKEDGILVNQHESPYYHEYAQSMQRAHKRIKEFFPVCRVYQAHIPTYPSGHWLFGFASKTYDPVNDLNEQAWNSLGLKTRYYNTDIHKGCFALPTYVKELLGNKEE
- a CDS encoding MgtC/SapB family protein; the encoded protein is MHITDYEIALRLLLACIFGGIVGLERERNDSPAGFRTHILVCMGSALIMIISMYGFSNFTSINKDPARLAAQVVSGIGFLGAGTILRDKTSIRGLTTAASLWVVSAIGLATGAGFYFSSTLTTFLVFITLERIVENYFFRNSQSLKVVAVNGTCRVKEINRVIESHNIVPQNISMTLQQEEQNKTIILYKLRTPFRNLDMNRLIEDINEIDGVYSAERALNNQSDSILSVFSRKKKLSENNNNSLSL